The following proteins are co-located in the Rhea pennata isolate bPtePen1 chromosome 2, bPtePen1.pri, whole genome shotgun sequence genome:
- the NAPG gene encoding gamma-soluble NSF attachment protein, translating into MAAQKINEALEHIAKAEKYLKTGFLKWRPDYDSAATEYGKAAVAFKNAKQFDQAREACLREAEAHENNKALFHAAKAYEQAGMMLKEMQRLPEAVQLIEKASMMYLENGTPDTAAIALERAGKLIENVSPEKAVQLYQQAASVFENEERLRQALEMLGKASRLLVRGRRLDEAALSLQKEKSIYKEIENYPTCYKKTIAQVLVHLHRNDYVAAERCVRESYSIPGFNGSEDCAALEQLLEGYDQQDQDQVSEVCNLPLFKYMDNDYAKLGLTLVVPGGGIKKKSPNAAQDKARGPATVGSHAEEEEDEYSGGLC; encoded by the exons ATGGCGGCGCAGAAGATAAACGAGGCGCTGGAGCACATCGCTAAGGCGGAGAAATA tCTGAAAACTGGATTCTTAAAGTGGAGACCAGATTATGACAGTGCAGCTACGGAATATGGGAAGGCAG CTGTTGCTTTTAAGAATGCCAAGCAGTTTGACCAGGCAAGGGAAGCCTGTTTACGGGAAGCTGAGGCACATGAAAACAATAAAGC TCTCTTCCATGCTGCCAA AGCTTATGAACAAGCTGGCATGATGTTAAAG GAGATGCAGAGGCTTCCTGAAGCGGTTCAGCTGATTGAGAAAGCCAGCATGATGTACCTGGAGAATGGAACACCAGACACAGCAGCTATTGCACTGGAACGGGCTGGAAA GTTAATTGAAAATGTGAGCCCAGAGAAGGCTGTACAGCTCTATCAACAGGCAGCATCAGTGTTTGAA AATGAAGAACGTTTACGGCAAGCTTTAGAAATGCTAGGGAAGGCGTCAAGACTTCTAGTCAGAGGACGCAG attagaTGAGGCTGCATTGtctctgcaaaaggaaaaaagtatttataaggAAATTGAAAATTATCCAACATGCTATAAG aagactATTGCTCAAGTCTTGGTTCATCTTCACAGAAATGATTATGTTGCTGCAGAAAGATGTGTGAGGGAAAGCTATAG TATACCAGGATTTAATGGAAGTGAAGACTGTGCTGCACTAGAGCAACTTTTAGAAGGGTATGACCAGCAAGATCAGGATCAAGTTTCTGAAGTTTGTAATTTACCACTTTTCAAGTACATGGACAATGAT tATGCCAAACTAGGTCTTACTTTGGTGGTCCCAGGAGGTGGAATCAAGAAGAAATCACCAAATGCTGCACAAGACAAAGCAAGAGGACCAGCCACTGTGGGCTCTcatgctgaggaggaggaagatgaatATTCTGGTGGACTCTGCTAG